The proteins below come from a single Balaenoptera ricei isolate mBalRic1 chromosome 17, mBalRic1.hap2, whole genome shotgun sequence genomic window:
- the LOC132352113 gene encoding uncharacterized protein LOC132352113 isoform X3 has protein sequence MLWWRPRLSGSKTSDVRRCLCGNQRGAGKDGGGVGWVWGQRTVLRGSALLGLAHPVEQPKPRLQPRTLFAARVLLVAGPALTVSELVAALWLNRWLALLRRLTVLPFEGLLYLARLGAAATGCRGWQLDVGPRGHVARARHHMPRALTHPSLGALVRGRAVRTHLHPE, from the coding sequence ATGCTCTGGTGGCGCCCAAGGCTCAGCGGAAGTAAAACGTCAGACGTGAGGCGGTGCCTCTGCGGAAACCAGCGCGGCGCTGGGAAAGATGGGGGCGGTGTTGGCTGGGTCTGGGGGCAGCGGACTGTCTTGAGGGGCTCGGCCTTGCTAGGCCTGGCCCACCCCGTCGAGCAGCCCAAGCCCAGGTTGCAGCCGCGTACCCTCTTTGCAGCGCGCGTGCTCCTTGTCGCTGGACCTGCACTCACAGTGAGTGAGTTGGTCGCCGCCCTGTGGCTGAACCGGTGGCTGGCGCTGCTGCGGCGCCTCACGGTGCTGCCATTCGAGGGGCTGCTCTACCTGGCCAGGCTGGGCGCCGCGGCCACTGGTTGCCGGGGCTGGCAGCTGGACGTAGGTCCCCGAGGCCACGTTGCTCGTGCTCGCCACCATATGCCTCGCGCTCTCACTCACCCTTCTCTCGGCGCATTGGTACGAGGACGCGCAGTGCGCACTCACCTGCATCCCG